GCCCCACTTCTTGAGTGCGGTCGCGAGTTCGGCGTGTGCAGGATCCTGTGCGTACTCTTCAAGTGGGACGCCGTCGAGACTCGCGTCGGTGGCCTGCCGGAGCGCTTTCGCGCCGGCGTGGGTGCCGTCGGGGTGACCGTGGATGCCGCCCCCGGCCTGAACGCAGATATCGGTGCCGAGCGCGTCGATGAGTTGGTCGACGACGCCGGGGTGGAGGCCGCCGGAGGCGACGGGGAGGACGGGATTTAGCCCGTGACAGTTGCCGTGGAGCCAGTCGTTGATTCCCGGCGTGTCCTCGTTTGCGAGTTTGCCGAGGCCAGCGGTGCCGGTGTGGATGTGATCGACGCCGCAGAGGCGGGAAATCTGTGCGATGACGCGCATCGAGACGCCGTGGTGGTCCATGCGGTCGAAGGCGGCGTGCATGGCCCGGTGGGCGTGAATCGCGAGTCCGTGTTTCTCACACCGGTCGCGAACGCTCTGGACGGCCGACCAGCCGCAGGTGATGATGTCGACCATCACAAAACCCCCGCCGTGTTCGTCGACGAGGTCGACGCGCTCTAGCATTTCGTTCGTCTCCGCCGTAACGTTCACGAGGTAGTCCTTGCGCTCGCCGACGTCCTCCTCGACGCGGTCGCGAGCGGCGAGACTCTCTGCGAGGCGGTCCTCGAACGGGTTGAAGTCCTGGTCAGTGAGGTTCTCGTCGTCCTTCAACAGGTCGACGCCGCCGCGCCAGGCCTCCTCGCCGACGCGAACGTGGGCGTCCGTCGAGAGGCCTACCTTGGGTTTCGGGACCGTCGCCAGAATCGGCCGGTCACCAGCGTCGAGTTTCTCGCGGGCAACGCTCGTGCCGAACTGCGGGCCGGGGAAGCCCGACGTAATCGACTCGGGCCACTTGCAGTCCTCAAGTCGGATTGCGTCGACGGCTTTCATACCCATAATGTTCCCCGCAATACAGGAGAGGATCTGTGGCATACTGCCCGCCTCGAACAGTTCCGCGGGGTAGGCGACGGTAATCTCGTCGCCATCGATCCCGTAGGCGACTGCGCCGAGATGGGTCAGTTCGTCCTCGTCGACGTGCAGGGCGGCCCAGGTGCCGTTCGAAGACTCCGAAGCGACGCGACTCGCGGCGGCCTCCATCGACATGTCTTCGGCCGGATCGATGCGGAAGGTACAGACGAGGTCAGTCGAATCAGGGTTGTACTCGCGGTCGAGGAAATCGTCGTACTCGATGCCAGTCATGGTAGTCTTTGACATTCTTCGCGCCGACTAATAGTGTTTGCGCGGATTTCGCTGGTTGAAGTCGAGCTGTGTGACCACAGGAACGGGTGGTTTCACTACCGCTATCGGCCCCATGACCGGTTTAGCCACCTGTCACTGAGTCGAATCTCGAGTGTTTGGGGTAGCCGCCTAGCGGTCGGTGTCGACACGGACGAAATGAAAAGTGATCATTCGTCCACCCCACCACCACAGTCCGGGCGAGAACGGCCAGTACACTAATACAGTACGTCTCGTGTCGAACGTGACAGGAAAAATTGCAAAAATTAATTAGCTGTTATAATACATTGTGAATGTGAGCGTGCATGACCGATAGTACAATCGACGACAACGCGGGGAATGGCGGCGTCGATGTCGGCGGACGCGGGACGGATCTCTTCGGTGAGATGACCGACGACGTGTTCGACGAACCGACAGTCGATGGCGACGAGGCTGGAGACACCAGCGAGGCCAGCGACGATGAAGCTGGGGGAACTGGGGAGACCAGTGAGTCCGACGAAACCGAGACTGGGACAACCAGTGCGGTCAGCGACGGCGTCGCCGACCAGACCGCAGCCTCCGTTTTCGGTCAACTCAAAAGCGATGACGAGACTGCCGTCGACGACGTCCTCGACGACGACAGTCCGGACGACATCATCGCAAGCGCTGACGAGGAACCTACTGAGCATCCTGACGACGACCTCGAGGACCTCCTCGCAGACGAAGGGGAACTCGAGGAACTGTTGCTCACGGGTCGAACGAAAGAACAGGAGTTCCTCTGGGTCGAAACGGGCGACGCAGCGGAGGACAGCGAGACAGAGGAGGAGTCGGAAGTGGAGACAGAATCCGAATCCGAATCTGAATCTGGTCCCGAATCTGAGACCGGAGCACCAACAGAAACCGAACCAGAATCGGATACGCCCGACACAGACGGATCGGTCGATGCACATGCGGTCGCTGACGACGCGCCTATTGACTCCCCGGCGGTTACCGACGATCCGAGTACGGACCGCGCTAGCGACGAGACGGACGACGAGCGTGGTGTCGACGAATTGGTAGACAACGAGAGTAGCGACGACACCGACACCGACACTGACGCCGACACCGACACTGACACCGACGGCGTCCTCACCCGCCTCCGCGCGACCGTCGGCAACCTCTTTTAATCGCTATCGGGCACTCTCGTGTCGACTCGACGCCCCGCACGACGCTCGCCACTACCCACACCCTGCCCCTGGAGAGGCAGGTGGTAACGGCTAGTCGTTGACATCTAGTGTGATAACCGGATACACCTTTACGTACTCGAGTGGGGCGTGCTACCATGGGGAAAGAATACCGAACGACGCCCGAACCACCAGAAGAGCCCACAGAACGGAGCTTCACAGACGCGGACGAGTCGGTGACGGCGGTGCGACGCGGTGCCTGGGTTGCAACCTCGTCGCTGTTCGGTCTCGCGTTTCTCGTCGTCGCACTGATGCAGGTGACGCGACTGGTTGCGACGTCCTCACCCTACGACGGATTTGGTCTCGTCGACGGCTTCGTGATCGGTGTCGTCGTCCTCGCGTTTATCGCGGGGCTGGTCATCGGCCGCCGCGAACTCGCAGCAGGATAGCTCGACGTCGACGGCGACACTCGAGACCGGAGGCCGGAGACCGAAAAACCGAATCCAGCTGATCGAGCCTGCGACTCTTTTCACCGGAGTGGGTCAAGAGCGGGGCGGTGACGAGCGAGTGCGCAGAGAGCGAGAACACGCTCACGATGACAAACGCAGCTTTGACACGGGGTGGGTCTCCATTGGTAGCTAATGAGTACAGACGTGGATTTGCGGGAGTTCGTCCCCGACAGCTGCGCGGACCTACTCGAGTTCACTGACGGTGAGCTAAAGTCCGCACTTCCCGAACTCGCACGGGACAGGGGACGAATGGGGGAGATCGATCAGGCCGTCAACGCGCTGCCGTCACACCACGAACTCCACCGCGGCGACGCGCGGGATCTGTCGATGGTGCCCGAGGAGAGCATCGAACTCGTCGTCACCTCGCCGCCGTACTTCGATATTAAAGACTACGAGAACGGCACCGGTGGCGAGAACCAGCTAGGCGACATCGAGGGCTACGAGGCGTTCAACGACGAAATCGACCGCGTCTGGGAGCAGTGCTACGAAAAGCTCGTCCCCGGCGGCCGTATGTGTATCGTCGTCGGCGACGTGCTCCGCTCGCGCAGTGACTACGGCCGCCACCGCGTGCTCCCGCTGCACGCCACCATTCAGGAGCGCTGTACCGATATCGGCTTCGACAACCTCGCGCCGATCATCTGGTACAAGATTGGCAACTCGAGTCTCGAAGCCGGCGGCAACGCTCGCTTTCTCGGCAAACCGTACGAACCCGGTGCCGTCATCAAAAACGATATCGAGTACATTCTGCTCTTTCGCAAACCCGGGGACTACCGCTCGCCGACGGTCGCAGAGCGCGTGCTGAGCCTGATCGAGGCCGACCGCCATCAGACGATGTTCCGCCAGCTCTGGACCGACATCACCGGCGAAGCACAGACCGACCACCCCGCGCCCTACCCCGCAACGCTCGCCGAACGACTTATCAGGATGTTCTCGTTCGTCACCGACACCGTCCTCGATCCGTTCGCCGGTTCCGGCTCGACCGCCGTCGGCGCGACCCGCTGTGGCCGCGACTCGATTTCGGTCGAACTCGAGGAGGAGTACTTCGAGATCGCGAAGCGGCGGGTCGAACGCGAGCGAGGGACGCTGACGAATTATCGGAACGTGTCGGTGGAGACGTCTCGATAGTGACAGTGTCGTGCGAACACACGAACGGGAGTCGAACGGTACGGTAGAACACGAAAACCGCAAAGCGGAGCGTGTGTTCCGCGTTTAGCCGAGGAACTCTTCGATGTGGTCTGCGACTTCTTCCGGCGTGTCGCCGACGGGGACGCCGGCGTCGTTCAGTGCCGAGATCTTGCTCTCTGCGGTGCCGGTCCCGGAGCCGGAGACGATCGCGCCGGCGTGGCCCATGCGCTTTCCTGGCGGTGCCGTGCGGCCGGCGATGAAGCCGGCAACCGGCGTGTCGACGTGCTCGTCGATGAACGCGGCAGCCTCCTCTTCGTCTTCGCCACCGATCTCACCGCACATGACGATGGCTTCCGTCTCGTCGTCGTTCTCGAAGAGCTCGAGTGCGTCGACGAAGTCGGTGCCGATGATCGGGTCGCCGCCGATACCGATGGCGGTGGTCTGACCGATACCGCGGTTGGTCAGGTTATCGACAACCTGGTAGGTCAGCGTGCCCGAGCGCGAGACGAGACCGACCTTCCCGTCGGAGAAGATGTTGCCGGGAAGAATGCCGAGCTTTGCCTCGCCGGGCGTGATGAGGCCGGGACAGTTCGGACCGATGAGTCGGGTGTCGGTTTCCGAGAGGCGCTTGTTGACCTTCGCCATATCCTGGGTTGGAATGCCCTCCGTGATCGCGACGGCGAGGTCGAGCTCAGAGTCGAGTGCCTCGAAGATGGCGTCGCCCGCGAACGCCGGCGGGACGAAGATAACCGAGGTGTCGGCGTTCTCTTCCTCGACGGCCTCGTGGACCGTGTCGTAGACCGGCACGCCGGCGGCCTCCTGGCCGCCCTTGCCGGGAACCGCACCGGCGACGACGTTGGTACCGTACTCGATCATCTGTTCGGCGTGGAACTTGCCTTCCCCGCCCGTAATTCCCTGTACCACGACGCGCGTGTCGTCGTCGACTAGCACACTCATTATTCGTTCACCTCCTCCGCGTACTCGACGGTACGCTGGACCGCGTCCTCGAGTGTCTGTTCGACAGTCACGAGGTCTTCGTTCAGAATCTCCATGCCTTCCTCCCAGTTAGTGCCGGCGAGACGGACGACGACCGGCTTGGGGATTTCGTCGAACTGCTCGAGTGCCTCGTTGATTCCCTTGGCGACCTCGTCGCCGCGGGTGATGCCACCGAAGATATTGAAGACGACGCTGTCGACGTTATCGTCGGAGAAGACCATGTCCAGCGCGTTCGCGATGCGTTCTGCCTTCGCGCCACCACCAACGTCGAGGAAGTTGGCGGGTTCGCCGCCGTAGTAGTCGACGAGGTCGAGCGTGGTCATGACGAGACCGGCTCCGTTGCCGATGATACCGACGTTGCCCTCGAGTCGGACGTAATCGAAGCCGTACTCGTCTGCCTTCTGCTCGAGTTCGTCGCCGCCGCTTGCGGCTTCTTCTTCCATTTCCGCTAACTCGGGCTGGCGGAAGAGGGCGTCTTCGTCGATGTTCATGACGGCGTCGGCTGCGATGACCTCATCGTCAGCCGTGACCATCAGCGGGTTAATCTCGGCGTCGGAGCCGTCGCGGCTCTCCCAGAGATCGTAGAGTGTGGTGAGAACACTTGCGACGTCGTTGGCGACGCTCTTGTCGACACCGGCGTCGTAGACGGCCTTGCGGGCCTGGAACGGATGCATGCCGAACGCGGGGTCGATGTGCTCGCGGGCGATCGCGTCGGGGTCCTCCTCGGCGACCTCTTCGATGTTGACACCGCCCTTCGTCGAGACCATGGCGACGGGCTTGCCCTCGCCACGGTCCATCGTGATACCGACGTAGAGTTCGTCGGTGAAGTCGACCGCTCCCTCGACGAGAACCTGTCCGACGTGGTAGCCCTTGAGGTCCATACCGATGATGGACTCGGCAGCCTCACGGGCCTCCTCATCGTTCTCGACGAGTTCAATCCCGCCGGCCTTACCGCGGCCGCCGACCTGTACCTGCGCCTTGACTGCGACTGGATACCCGATCTCCTCGGCCGCGGTCAGTACACCGTCGACGTCAGAGGCGAGTTGGGACGACGGCGTGGGGACACCGGCGTCGGCGAAGACCTGCTTCGCCTGGTACTCGTGCAGTTTCATAGCCATTCGAACGGCCGTTCTGACCTTGCTTAAATCCTGTTAGTTTCCACTCGCGGCGTGATATCTTCCTGTTACGTGGATGGCGACTGTCTCGGGCACACGGCAGCAATAGACCAAATAGACCACGGACCGAAGGCTTTGACTCCCGAGGGATCCAAACGTACTCCGTGTTCACTCCAGCTGTCTCGGTAGTGTCGACATCGACGCCCCGGGCGACGACGTCCGGCCCGACGACAGCCCCACCCCACCAACCCACACCCGCCACTCCCAGCGAAGGGCACCCGTGACCACCTCGTCCGACACCGACACCGACACCGATAGCGATACCAATACCGACACTGACAGCGCCGACACCGTCGACCGCTTGCGCTCGTCACTCACGCGCGCACTCGAGTTACTCGTCCACAGCAACCTCTTCATCTCGCTGGCGACGATGAGCGTCGTCGTGACGACGGCGCTGCTCGCCGGCCTCCCCATCGAGGCGCTGCCGCTGTTCATCGTCTTCGCCGTGACGATGTTCGTCTACACCGTCAACCGACTCACCGACCTCGCGGAGGACGAGGAAAACATGCCCGACCGAGCGGCATTAACACGGCGGTACGGCCGGCTCTGGCTCGCAGTCGGCGCTGGACTGTACCTGCTCGCAATCGTCGTCGCCGTCGCCGCCGGCGTTCCGGGTGCCGGCTACATGCTCATCCCACTGCTCGTCGCCGCGGCGTACTCGAGTGGTCTGAAGCAAGTGTTTTTGATTAAAAACATCGTCGTCGGCCTCGCCTGGGGGCTGTTGCCCCTCGGAGTTGGCTACTACTACCAACAGCTCTGGACCGTCGAGATCCTGTTTCTGGCGGGCTACGTCACTGCGATGATCACGGTCGCAGCCGTCGTCTTCGACCTCAAGGATATCGCGGGAGACCGTGAGGAGGGGATTGCGACGGTGCCGAACGTTTTCGGACCGCGCTGGACTCGCATCGGCGCGCAGGTGGCAAACATCGTGATCGCTGCGGTCGTCGTCGCACTCGTTCTGAGCGGCGTGCTCTCGAGTCGGTTCCTGGCTGTGCTCGCGATGAACGCCTACGTGGGGGTGTATATTCCGTTCGCTGAGCCGGACTACGGGCCGCTATACTACGGCTTCATCGTCGACGGCGAGCACATCTTTCTCGCTGCCGTCGTCGGTGTCCTCGAGTTGTTCGTCTGGTAGCTGTGCACTCGAGTTGCTTAGCTGGCAGTGTACTCGAGTTGGTCGTCGAGGACGGTACGTAGCAACTCAGTCCCGGTCTGTCGCTGCCCAGTCGCAGTCCTGGCACTTTTGTCCCGTCACGAACTCCGTCACCGACGGCATGTAGCCGACCTCGAGGACGTTTCCGCCACACTTCGGACAGTCCATCTCAGCCTCGGAGATTGGCTCAGCCTCCATCACGGAGTCGTCTTCGATCAGTTCCGCGAGTGTGCGTGCGGTAACCATTCGGCCCTGAACGACGCGATTTTCGCTCACGAGAGTGCATGCGAGCGCAACACCCCTAAGCGTTTTTGGGACTGTTGTATCCCTGTTGGACCGGTGACTGGTCGACACAACAAGCAACCGCCAAAAAGTACGTTTCGGCGGTAAGACATGACTACTGTGGGCTGCCTGTCACTGCGTGCACAACGGTATAAGTCCCATCGGCCGTCTGTCACCGCATGGAGACGCACTGGGCGACCGTCGACGGCGTTCATCTGGAACTGCCGAGTGACTGTACGGTCACACAGCTCCGCGAGGAACTGCACAAGCCAGCCGACGCGGTCCTCGTCGCGGTAACCGGCGATCTGGTCTCCGTCGTTCACGACGACGACCAACCGCTCTCGGACCTGATCGCGGGCTGTGCGGACACGTACTACTTCTGGCGAGCAGCGGAGCCGACGCGAAACGAGATTCTTGCCGCGCCGGAACTCGAGCATGCCGTCGAAACAGCCGCCGACAACGCGGCGGGCGAAAGAGACACTGAAACGACGTTCCAGCGTCCCGGAATCGACAACTAGAACGGCAGGGTGCCTACGGGCATTGACAGAGCCGTCTGCAGAGGCAACACTCAATCTCCCGTGTCTGACATCGCAGTGTGTACTACCAGAAACGTCAGCTACAGCGACCGATTCTCGATCGGACGACTCAGGACTCGACCGTGATCCGATGCCGTTCTGTTCACCTGTAGACAGCTCTCTGTGGATTCCAAATGCCTGACAGTTCTAGTTGTAAACGGCCTTTCAGTTCGGGTGCCTAAAACACTGTTACAGCCACAGTCACAGGATTCGATACAACTGCTTGATGCTTCAACGAGAACGCCGGAGAGCGAGGCACTCTCCCCCGGAGAAAACGACATTACTATGTGATAAATACGTGTTTCGAGTTCGAAATTTAGACAAGTCGAGATTAGTGGGGGAACGATCGCTTCGGTTTATTGTCCAACGAGGACACGTCGAAATCCGGTACAGAGCGTGACGATAGTGCAAGCCGAGCGCTATCCAAGCGAGCGTACACGACGGTGACAGGTACATACAATGACAGCACACCACTCCGATCGATCATACACGGTATCCAGGCGGCTCCTGATGCAGGCAACTGCACTCGCGTCGGTTTCAGGATTTGCGACGACAGCACTCGCACAGGACGGTGAGAACAATCAGATCGAACTGCTGGGTCGGACCAGCGGTTGGATCGGAAGCTATCCAGACGACATCGCAGACGAACGGAATCCGACCCTCGAACTCGTCGAGGGCGAGGAGTATACCCTCATCTGGGAGAACGAAGACGGCGCCGGACATAACCTCGTCATTGAAGACGAAGCGGGCGAGGAGAACTTCGTCGAAACGGATATTATCTCGGGTACGGGCGAAACCCAGGAAGTCGAGTTCACCGCCGAGGAGGGGATGGCCGAGTACTACTGCGCGCCTCATCCCCAGGCCATGCGCGGGCAGATCGAACTCGTCGACGAGGCCAACAACGAGGAAGAAGACGTCAACGATGACCCCGACGTCATCATCGGCGACGGCCCAACCGTCGGCCTCGAAACTGTCGCCGACGGCCTGAACGCACCCATCGATCTCCAGTTTGCAGAAGGGGAGACCGACCGACGATTCATCGTCGACCAGACTGGCCAGATTCACATCCACGGCGAGGACGGACTCGAGGACGAACCGTTCCTCGACATCGAAGACCGGATGGTCGAACTCGAGGGCGACTTCGACGAGCGCGGCCTGCTCGGACTGGCGTTCCATCCGAACTTCGAGGAGAACGGGCAGTTCTACGTCCGATACAGTGCTGAGGGCGAGGAGCCAGAGTATGGCGCGCCCGGTGCGGAGGTGCCAGAGACCGTCGACCACCTCGATACGCTCGCGCAGTTCGAGACAGCGGACGACGACAACACGGAAGCAGATCCCGATTCCGAGGAGATCCTCCTCGAGATACCACAGCCGCAGTTCAACCACAACGCAGGCCCAATCGCGTTCGGCCCTGACGACTGCCTCTACGTTTCGACAGGCGACGGTGGCGGTGCCGGTGACGACGACGAAGGCCACGTCGACGACTGGTATCCAGAAATTGGGGGCGGCAACGGGCAGGACACCGAGCGCAACCTGCTCGGCGGCATTCTCCGAATTGATGTCGACGACGACGGCGACGAGGAGCGAAACTACGGCATTCCCGAGGACAATCCGCTCGTCGACACCGAGGAGAACCTGCCGGAGTACTGGGCCTGGGGACTGCGGAACCCGTGGGGAATGTCCTTCGAAAACGGCGAACTGCTCGCCGCGGACGTCGGGCAGGCGCTGTTCGAGATCATCAACCACGTCGAGGAAGGCGGTAACTACGGTTGGAACGTCTGGGAGGGAACACACTGTTTCGACCCAGAGACGCCCGAAGAGCCGCCGGAGGATTGTCCAGACAGCGTCTCGGACGATCTTCCCGAGCCACGCGCCGGCGAACCACTACTTGGCCCCGTAATCGAGTACCCACAGGAGGTCGATATGGGCCGGTACGGCGACGAGGCTAACGGGGACGAAGAGAACGGCGACGAGGAAGAAGACGTCGAACGCGGGGCCGCAACCGACAACGGCGAGCGAGACCGCATCGGCACCGCGATCATCGGCGGCATGATGTACGAGGCCGGCGAGATTGACGACCTCGAGAACGCGTACGTCTTCGGTGACTGGAGCTGGGATGGCGAAGGTCCAGGCCGGCTCTTTATCGCTCACCCGCCGGAAGGGTGGCCAAACGGTGAAGAGGAAGACGACGCCGAACTCGATGAGGAGAACGATAACGGCGTCGAGGACGAGGACGAGGACGAGGACGATGACGACGAGGTCGAGAACGGAGCGGACGACGATGCTGAGGGCGAAAACGGCGAGGACTTCGAGCCCGTCGATCCCGAAGGCGAAAACGCAGACGACGCTGAGGACGACGAAAACGAGATCGACGAGGATGGACTCGAGCAGTACCACCCGCCAGACGAGGTCGACCTCTGGGACATCGAAGAACTCACCGTCGAAGGCGACGGCGAAGTCGCTGGCGATGGCATGATGGAGCAGCTCGTCTACGCCTTCGGCCGTGACGCAGACGGCGAGGTCTACGTCCTGACGTCCGACACGCCGACGATCGAGGGCGAAGGTTACGTGAGCCGAATCGTGCCGGCTGACGACGAAGAGGAAGTGGAAGAAGAAGTAGCGGATGAGGACGAAGACGACCTCGACGAAGAAGACGATGAGCTGGACGACGGGGAAGATGATGTCGAGGTCGACGACGAGGAAGATGACGTCGAGGTTGACGACGATATCGAAGACGACGAAGACGAAGACAACTGACGGAGACTACCACGAGAATCCGTCAAACAGCCTCGACTCGGTCGACGTTTTCGTTCATTTTTCGGCGGTGAGAAGGTGACAATTCGATGTTGAGAGCGCCTCGTAACCCGTAACGTGGTATTCATGGCTCGTGGCTCGTGGCTCGTGATCCGTGACTCGTGTCCGCATCGAGTCGAGGATAACGAAACGGACGACTCGGCAAAAAACTGACGAGGAATCGCTCAGCGCTGCAGTGAGAGGACGGCGAACCGGTTTCCTGGCTCGGTCCAGTCCTCACGTTCGCCGCCTGCCGGTGCGGCGACGTACTGTTTGTCTTCACCGGGGTCGTACCAGCTAATCGGCGCACCGGAGACGGCTGCGCCGATGTTCCACTCGGCCAGTTCTTCGCCAGTCTCCGTGTCGAACGCCGTGAACAGGTCGCGGCCGTCGCCGGCGAAGGTGATGCCGGTCGCCGTGGTCATCGAACCACCCCACGGCGGCGTCTGCTGCCAGCTGTACCACTGTTGCCACTTCACCTCGCCAGTGAACGGATCGATACCAGCGAGCACACCGCCGTTTTCGTTCCAGAACGGGACCTCTTCTTCTTCCATCTCTTCTTCCTCTTCTTCCTCTTCTTCTTCCTCCTCGTCTTCCTCTTCCTCCTCGTCTTCCTCATCATCGTCAACCGTCTCGACATCCTCCTCTTCGTCTTCTTCGACCTCTTCTTCAACTTCGACGATTTCCTCACGCGGCGTCTCGATGTCCGGTTCGTCGATCTCCTCTTCCTCGCCGGGCACCCGATCCTGTCTGATCGTGTCCATACCGATGTAGACCTCGCCCGGTTCGTACTCGACCTCGAACCAGGAGAACTTCATCGGGTGGTTGACGCCTTTAACGACCATCGTCCGTGAAATCGGGTCGAACGAACTGGTCTGTGGGTTCGTCCCGCCACGGAGCTCCGGCATGATCCACGGTGCGTCGTCCAGATTTTCGTACGGCGGCAGCGACCACATGTTGTGGTGCTGGACGAACTCCTCACTGCGCTGGTGGAGCTGCCCCGTCTCCATATTGACCGTGTAGACCCAGCCAGTCTTCCCGGGCCACGCTGCAAACCGCGTCGGCTCGCCATTGTGCTCTTCCTCGAAGACCAGCGCCGGACTCGGCGAGTCGTAGTCCCACCAGTCGTGTGGAGCATCCTGGTAGTGCCACTCGTACTCGCCCGTCTCGATGTCGACCGCAACTTTTCCTGCCGTGTAGGGGTTGAACCCCGGCCGAACAGTCCCGTACCATGGGGCAGGGTTCGCAGACGGGATAATGATCGTCCCACTCTCCGGATCGAGGTTCGACGCCGCCCAGGCCGTCCCGCCGCCGTGCAACCAGGAGTCGCCAACCCACTCGTGTTCGGGCGTCATATTCACCCGCCACTCCGGCGAGCCGTCCTCGACGTTGATCCCATCGAAGAACCCGCTGACACCGAACTCACCGCCGAAGCTCCCTTTCATCAGAACGCCGTCACAGATCATCGGCGGGAACGAGGACGTCGTCCCACGCGAGCGCTCCCAGCGCAGTTCCTCGTGCATCCCGACGTCGGTGTCGGCGACCTCCCCGCGATACGCCGCCGCACCGTTGTAGTACCACTCCGTCTCACCGGTGTAGCGATCCATCGCGAGCACGCCGAGATCCAGCGTGCTCTTGTAGATCATATCCCCGAGCACCGCCGGACCACGCTCTGCCGGCGGCGTCTCGTCCGATGTCCCATCTGCGTTCTCGTAGATGTGACGCCACAGAATTTCACCGGTTCGGCCGTTGATCGCGTACAGCCTGTCCGGCCCAATCGTCTGGTAGATGATCGGCGGATCACCGTGGACCACCAGCGGCGACC
The DNA window shown above is from Natrialba magadii ATCC 43099 and carries:
- a CDS encoding DNA-methyltransferase, which codes for MSTDVDLREFVPDSCADLLEFTDGELKSALPELARDRGRMGEIDQAVNALPSHHELHRGDARDLSMVPEESIELVVTSPPYFDIKDYENGTGGENQLGDIEGYEAFNDEIDRVWEQCYEKLVPGGRMCIVVGDVLRSRSDYGRHRVLPLHATIQERCTDIGFDNLAPIIWYKIGNSSLEAGGNARFLGKPYEPGAVIKNDIEYILLFRKPGDYRSPTVAERVLSLIEADRHQTMFRQLWTDITGEAQTDHPAPYPATLAERLIRMFSFVTDTVLDPFAGSGSTAVGATRCGRDSISVELEEEYFEIAKRRVERERGTLTNYRNVSVETSR
- the sucC gene encoding ADP-forming succinate--CoA ligase subunit beta, producing the protein MKLHEYQAKQVFADAGVPTPSSQLASDVDGVLTAAEEIGYPVAVKAQVQVGGRGKAGGIELVENDEEAREAAESIIGMDLKGYHVGQVLVEGAVDFTDELYVGITMDRGEGKPVAMVSTKGGVNIEEVAEEDPDAIAREHIDPAFGMHPFQARKAVYDAGVDKSVANDVASVLTTLYDLWESRDGSDAEINPLMVTADDEVIAADAVMNIDEDALFRQPELAEMEEEAASGGDELEQKADEYGFDYVRLEGNVGIIGNGAGLVMTTLDLVDYYGGEPANFLDVGGGAKAERIANALDMVFSDDNVDSVVFNIFGGITRGDEVAKGINEALEQFDEIPKPVVVRLAGTNWEEGMEILNEDLVTVEQTLEDAVQRTVEYAEEVNE
- the rbcL gene encoding type III ribulose-bisphosphate carboxylase, with the protein product MTGIEYDDFLDREYNPDSTDLVCTFRIDPAEDMSMEAAASRVASESSNGTWAALHVDEDELTHLGAVAYGIDGDEITVAYPAELFEAGSMPQILSCIAGNIMGMKAVDAIRLEDCKWPESITSGFPGPQFGTSVAREKLDAGDRPILATVPKPKVGLSTDAHVRVGEEAWRGGVDLLKDDENLTDQDFNPFEDRLAESLAARDRVEEDVGERKDYLVNVTAETNEMLERVDLVDEHGGGFVMVDIITCGWSAVQSVRDRCEKHGLAIHAHRAMHAAFDRMDHHGVSMRVIAQISRLCGVDHIHTGTAGLGKLANEDTPGINDWLHGNCHGLNPVLPVASGGLHPGVVDQLIDALGTDICVQAGGGIHGHPDGTHAGAKALRQATDASLDGVPLEEYAQDPAHAELATALKKWGAETPR
- a CDS encoding PQQ-dependent sugar dehydrogenase, which produces MQATALASVSGFATTALAQDGENNQIELLGRTSGWIGSYPDDIADERNPTLELVEGEEYTLIWENEDGAGHNLVIEDEAGEENFVETDIISGTGETQEVEFTAEEGMAEYYCAPHPQAMRGQIELVDEANNEEEDVNDDPDVIIGDGPTVGLETVADGLNAPIDLQFAEGETDRRFIVDQTGQIHIHGEDGLEDEPFLDIEDRMVELEGDFDERGLLGLAFHPNFEENGQFYVRYSAEGEEPEYGAPGAEVPETVDHLDTLAQFETADDDNTEADPDSEEILLEIPQPQFNHNAGPIAFGPDDCLYVSTGDGGGAGDDDEGHVDDWYPEIGGGNGQDTERNLLGGILRIDVDDDGDEERNYGIPEDNPLVDTEENLPEYWAWGLRNPWGMSFENGELLAADVGQALFEIINHVEEGGNYGWNVWEGTHCFDPETPEEPPEDCPDSVSDDLPEPRAGEPLLGPVIEYPQEVDMGRYGDEANGDEENGDEEEDVERGAATDNGERDRIGTAIIGGMMYEAGEIDDLENAYVFGDWSWDGEGPGRLFIAHPPEGWPNGEEEDDAELDEENDNGVEDEDEDEDDDDEVENGADDDAEGENGEDFEPVDPEGENADDAEDDENEIDEDGLEQYHPPDEVDLWDIEELTVEGDGEVAGDGMMEQLVYAFGRDADGEVYVLTSDTPTIEGEGYVSRIVPADDEEEVEEEVADEDEDDLDEEDDELDDGEDDVEVDDEEDDVEVDDDIEDDEDEDN
- the sucD gene encoding succinate--CoA ligase subunit alpha — encoded protein: MSVLVDDDTRVVVQGITGGEGKFHAEQMIEYGTNVVAGAVPGKGGQEAAGVPVYDTVHEAVEEENADTSVIFVPPAFAGDAIFEALDSELDLAVAITEGIPTQDMAKVNKRLSETDTRLIGPNCPGLITPGEAKLGILPGNIFSDGKVGLVSRSGTLTYQVVDNLTNRGIGQTTAIGIGGDPIIGTDFVDALELFENDDETEAIVMCGEIGGEDEEEAAAFIDEHVDTPVAGFIAGRTAPPGKRMGHAGAIVSGSGTGTAESKISALNDAGVPVGDTPEEVADHIEEFLG
- a CDS encoding UbiA family prenyltransferase, with protein sequence MTTSSDTDTDTDSDTNTDTDSADTVDRLRSSLTRALELLVHSNLFISLATMSVVVTTALLAGLPIEALPLFIVFAVTMFVYTVNRLTDLAEDEENMPDRAALTRRYGRLWLAVGAGLYLLAIVVAVAAGVPGAGYMLIPLLVAAAYSSGLKQVFLIKNIVVGLAWGLLPLGVGYYYQQLWTVEILFLAGYVTAMITVAAVVFDLKDIAGDREEGIATVPNVFGPRWTRIGAQVANIVIAAVVVALVLSGVLSSRFLAVLAMNAYVGVYIPFAEPDYGPLYYGFIVDGEHIFLAAVVGVLELFVW
- a CDS encoding DUF5795 family protein, with amino-acid sequence MSENRVVQGRMVTARTLAELIEDDSVMEAEPISEAEMDCPKCGGNVLEVGYMPSVTEFVTGQKCQDCDWAATDRD